GCCAGAGAGGAGAGCTGATGGAGTTTGAGGCGGTTATCGGATTGGAGGTCCACGCGCAGCTCAAGACGGACTCGAAGATATTCTGCGCCTGCTCGACGGCCTTCGGCAGGCAGGCGAACAGCAACACCTGTCCCGTATGCACGGGAATGCCCGGTGTGCTCCCTGTCCTGAACAGGAAAGTCGTGGATTTTGCGCTCAAGGCTGCCCTTGCCACGGGGAGCACCGTCCGGAGGGAGAGTATATTCGCCAGGAAGAACTACTTCTACCCCGACCTCCCCAAGGGGTATCAGATTTCCCAGTACGAGCTTCCCATCGCAGAGGGAGGATTCGTCGAGATCGACACGAAGGGGGGCAGGAAACGGATCAACCTGACGCGCATCCACATGGAGGAGGACGCAGGAAAGCTCCTCCACGAGGCGGAGTTCGAGCAGTCGCACTTTTCCCTGGTTGATTTCAACCGCACAGCCGTGCCCCTTTTGGAGATCGTCTCGGAGCCGGAGATAAGGAGCCCGGAAGAGGGAGGGGCATACCTGCGGATGCTTCGGGACATCCTGGTCTACCTGGACATATGCGACGGGAACATGGAAGAGGGGAGCTTCCGGTGCGACGCCAACGTATCCGTGAGGCCCCGGGGCCAGTCTGCATTCGGAACCAAGACGGAACTGAAGAACATGAATTCCTTCAGGAACGTGGAGAAAGCCCTCGAGTACGAGATAGGGCGGCAGATCGGGGCCATAGAGGAGGGCGGCCAGGTCATTCAGGAGACACGCCTCTGGGACGTGGCCGCGGAAAAAACGGTGAGCATGAGGACGAAGGAGGAGGCCCACGACTACCGGTATTTCCCCGACCCGGACCTGGTTCCCCTTGAAATCGACGAGGGCTGGATAGAAAAGATCAGGGAGTCCATTCCGGAACTCCCCCTCGCAAAGAGAGACCGGTTCCAGAGGGAATATAACATCCCCGCCTACGACAGCGAAGTCCTCTGCCAGTCAAGGGCCCTGGCCGATTTCTTCGAGGCGGCGGTGGCAGTGCACGGGAACGCGAAGGCGATTTCAAACCTTTTGATGACCGAGGTGCTGCGGGAGCTCAACAAGGACAGGGTGGATATCACCGAAACCAAGCTCACGCCGTCCCACATTGCAGGAATCGTGAAGGCAACCGATGAAGGGGTGATAAGCGGGAAGATCGGGAAGGAGATATTTCAGATCGTTTACCAGACCGGGGATGACCCGGTGAAGATAATCGAAGAGAAGGGGCTGAGACAGGTAAGCGATGAGGCCGCGATCGAGAAGATTGCGCAAAAGGTGATCGATGCCCATCCCGGCGAAGCGACGACCTACCGGGAGGGAAAGAAGGGGGTCCTGGGATTTTTCGTTGGCCAGGTGATGCGGGAGACGAAGGGGAAGGCAAATCCCGCCCTGGTGAATGAAATTTTGAAAAGATTGCTCGAACCCTGATTTCCGGGTTGGACAATGTATTGAGGCATAGCATGAAGAGGATCGTTGCAGCAGGTATACTTGCCCTCGCCTTAATCGCGGGCGCTCTCCTGGTTTACCTCTCCGTCACCCTCAAGCCCGAGAAGTACCGGCCCCTCATCGAACGCACCCTGAGCGAGAAAGTGGGCAGGAGCGTATCGCTGGGAAAGGTGGACTTTTCTCTCCTGGGAGGACTGGCCTTCGAGGTTGCCGACCTCAAGATTGCCGGGGACAGGATCCACCCCGAGGAGCCCCCCCTGGAGTTCAGCTCGGGAAAGCTCAAGATGAGGGTCATACCGCTTATCCTGGGGAATCTCAGGATAAAGGAAGTGGTCGTTGATTCCCCGCATTTGTTTCTGAGGAAATACCGGGATGGCCACCTCTCAATTGATGACGTGCTCGATAAACTGGTGGGCAGCAGGGAGGAGGCAGCGGTGAAGGAGGAGAGGGAGGACGAAACCCTCGACCTGGAGATTGAAACGGTCAGCGTGAAGCAGGGGAGTTACACCTTCGTCGCGGAGCTGTCGGGGGACAGAGTGGAGCAGGTAACGGTCTCACCGGTCAACCTGAAGATAAGCAATATCGGGTTTGACCGAAAGGTCAAAACGAGCCTGGCCGTTACCCTCCTCGAGCCTCTCGCCGGTGTCGTCGATCTTTCCGGCTTCTGCATGGTAACCTCAATGGCCAGGGGGGCGGGGGATGTCTCCTTTGACCTGTCGGGAAACATTCTCGATCTGCCGGTGGATATCGGGGGAGGCGTGGTTCTGGCCGGGGAGATACCCGAGTTCGAGGGGGTGCTTACGTCGGAAAAACTGGACGTCGAAAAACTTTCCGCCATCTACACCCGCATAACGGGCAAAGAACTGCCATTGCGCTCCCGCGGGAAGGGCCGGGTAATACTCGCCGCTGCGGGAACACCCGATGACTTGGGCTTCGAGGGGGAGATGGACCTGACCGAGGCCATTCTCTTCTACCGGGACACCTTTGAAAAGTACGCCGATTCCGAGCTGAGCCTTATCTTTCAGGGAAGATACCGGGGAGATAACGTCATAATCTCGAACGCCGAGTTCAGGCTGCCCCAGATCATCTCGTCCATAAACGGCTGGTACAATGCGAAAAGCGGCCGCTATGAGCTCAGATCGGGGTTTACCATTGACAAGCTGGAATCGGTCAGCCAGTTTTTCAAGGACCTGTCGCAGCTGAACCTTTCTGGAGGCGTGACGACGTCGGTATCTGTCCGCGGCGGCGGCAAGGAGAGGGAAGCCATTTCCGCCCGGGCCGACCTGAAATCGGTCGACTTCGAGCTCCCGGGTGAGGGCCTGAATGTTCGGAGCCTTGCCGGCCATCTGGAGATGGACAGGGACGGTTTTTCCCTCAATCCGCTTTCGGGCCTGTTGAACGGACAGAGGGTTTCCCTCTCGGGAAATATCACCATGAGAAATGGCCCCCGGGGAAACTTTACCGCCAGGGCGAACTTCCTGGACATCGATTCGATTCTGGAGGCAAGGGCCAAGGGGGAAAAGAAGGAAGAGAAAGAGAAAAAGGAAGGGGCCGGGGAGCGGAAGACCTTCCCCGATATGGCGAAGAAAGCCGACATTGCAGCGAAGGTTTCCGTGGACACGCTCAGGTACAAAGGTGCCAACCTCAACAACGTTTCGGGAACCCTCCGGTTGGACAAGGGAGAGGTGACGTGGGAAGGGATCGAGGTGGGCATCTTTGACGGAAAGGCGAAAACAGAAGGTTCCTACTCCCCGTTTTCAAATAACAGGGCGTTTACGATGCGCTTTTCATCCGACAGGGTATCGGTATTCGATTTTTTCAAGAGCGTGACATCCTTCGGGGGCTTCATGGACGGCGTGGCGAAGGTAAAGCTCTCCCTGAAGGGTCAAGGCTCGTCGGCTGCAGATATCAGGAGGACCCTCTCGGGAAACGGTGAGATCAGGATTCAGAGCGGCAAGATCGAAGGGGTGGACCTTCTGTCAGACATAGGAAGCGCGGCGGGCATCGGGGGCCTCGTGGAGCGGCATACGGGTAAGGCCGAGCACAAACGGACGGTAACGGTGTTCGATGACGTCTACGCTCCCTTCGAAATTGCAGCGGGCGAAGCGGTGGTCAGGGACTTTCAGTTCACAACCGACAGTTTCCGCCTGAAGGGCGAGGCCCGCTTGACGCCTGATAACAGGCTCGTTTTCTCGGGGGACGCGGTGATTCCCCGGGAAATCGTGGGCGATGTGAGGGGCATCGGAAAGTTTGCAGCCGATGACAGGGGAAACCTGGTCTTGCCCCTGCGCATCGTGGGGCCGATCAACGGGCTGCGGGTCATCCTGAGCCCGGAGCGGCTCCTGGAAAAAAAGGGGAAGGATCTTTTTGAGAAGGAGAGGAAAAAGATCGAGGAGAAGCTTCTCGACGCCATAAAGGAGAAAAAACTGTTTTAACCACTTTACCGGAAAGAGGGAGAAATAATGGCGAGAAAAGGAAAAAGTGCCTTGATAATCATCGATATGCTGAACGATTTCGTTCTTAAGGGGGCGCCTCTGTATGTCCCGGAGACGCAAAAGATCATCCCTGCCCTCAAGAAGAGGATCTCTTCGGCCAGGAGGAAAAAGGAGCCGGTTGTCTTTGTCAACGATGCTCACGCAAAGAAGGACGTGGAGTTTGAACGGTTCGGCTGGCCTGCTCACGGCGTGAAGGGCACCAAGGGCGCGGAAGTCGTCAAGGATCTGGCGCCCCGGCCGGGGGACAAGGTGATCGAGAAAACGACCTATTCCTGCTTCTACAGAACGTCTCTGGACCGGACGCTGAAGGACCTCGGGGCCGACACGCTCCACCTGGCAGGTTGCGTGACGAATATCTGTATCTTCTACGCAGCCTATGATGCTGTCCTGAGAGGGTATGACGTGCGTGTGGATGAGCGTATCGTCGCCGGCCTTGACAGAAAGAGCCACGTGTTTGCCCTCGAGCAGATGCAGAGCGTCCTGGGAGTCGATGTCATTCGCAGGTGAAGCCGGTTATGACACCAGATACCCCTTTCAAAGGGGGGAAGATGCCAAGGTTGCGGGGTCGCGGGAAGAGAGCGCTATCTCGCGGAAGGGACAAGGAAGGGAATAATTACGCGGGGGGGGAAACATGAATTTCAAGCACATCGATTGGACCGGCAATGAACTGATACTCCTTGACCAGAGGATACTTCCCATCAGGGAGAGCTATCGGAAGCTGAAAACCTGTGTCGAGGTGGGCAACGCCATAAAGACGATGGTGGTCAGGGGAGCCCCGGCTATCGGCATCGTTGCTGCTTTCGGAATCGTTCTTGCCCTCAAGGGGGCCATCAATCGAAAGAGGGTGCTCAAAGAGGAGTTCGGGGAGGCATACAGGATACTTGCGGGGACGCGGCCGACGGCGGTGAACCTCTTTTTCGCCCTCGACAGGATGAAGGCCGTATTCGAGCGTGTGAGCGATCGCGACCCGGAGGAGATTCTCTTCCGCCTCGAGAAGGAAGCCCTCGACATTCTGGAGGAGGATGTCAAGGCAAACAGGTCGATAGGGCGAAATGGTGCGAAGCTGATGAAGAAGGAGAGCACGATCCTGACCCACTGCAATGCGGGGGCGCTTGCGACGGGGGGCTACGGGACGGCCCTCGGCGTTGTGAGAAGAGCCATCGAGATGGGGAAGAAGGTACACGTCCTGATCGATGAAACCCGGCCCTTTTTGCAGGGGGCGCGGCTGACATCCTGGGAGCTCATGAAGGACAACATCCCCTGCACCCTCATCACGGACAGCATGGCCGGATCCATCATCGCGAGGGGGGGCGTGGATATGGTCATCGTGGGGGCGGACAGGATTGCGGGCAACGGCGACGTGGCCAACAAGATTGGAACCTTCCCGCTGGCAGTTCTGGCGAAGCATCACCGCGTTCCCTTCTATGTGGCCGCGCCGATCTCGACGATAGACAGGAAGATAAAGAGCGGAAGGCAGATCCCCATCGAGGAGAGAGACGCATCGGAGGTGACGAACCTGATGGGAACGAGAATCGCTCCCTCGGGGGTTTCCGTCTATAACCCTTCTTTTGACGTAACGCCGGCGAAGCTCGTTACGGCTATTATCACCGAAAAAGGGGTGGTCAAGCCCCCCTACAACGCGGGAATAAAAGCCCTGATGAAATGAGCAGCTACGCTCTCTGGAAAGAACTGGAAGCAGTCTGCGGAGAAAAGATTGCCTCTGCGATGCTCAATCTCTCGTCACGGGTGCCCGATCAGGAACTCTTCCTCCTGAATTTCATGAAAATAGCCGCTTCCTTCGGGGCCGAAGAAGTGGCGAAGGTCGTTCTGGAGGAGAAGACCTCGAAGCTCATCCTGCCCGTTCTTTCCTGCTCCGAGTACCTGACCGACATTCTGGCAAGGGACAGCGAGCTGCTCGACTGGCTTTTTTCCGAAGGCAGGTGCCGGGAGTCCCTCGACGGGGAGCTTTTGCGGGAGGAGATCATCGATGCGACGGGCCAGCTGTCGGAAGAGGGCGACGTATCGAAGCTTTTGAGAAAGATAAAGGGCCGTGAGATCGTGCGGATAGGGCTGAGGGACCTCGGGGGCCTGGCGGAGATGGAGGAGACAGCCCGGGCGCTCAGCGACCTTGCAGAGGCCGCCCTGTGCGGCGCAACGCAGTTTGCCCTCTCGAGCCTGAAGAAGAGGTTCGGGATCCCGCTGATCGAAGGCGAGGGCGGTGAGGAAAGAGAGTGCCAGTTCTGCGTCCTTGCCCTCGGGAAGCTGGGGGGACGGGAGTTGAACTTCAGCTCCGATATCGACATCATGTACGTCTACGAGAAAGACGGTGTCTTTCCGGCGGGGGTGAACGGGGATGGAAGGCGAGCCGGTGAGGAGACAACCTTTCACCAGTTCTTCATCAAAGTGGCGGAGATGGTGACCCGGCTCATCGGCGAGGTAACGGGTGACGGAATCGTCTTCAGGGTTGATTTGCGGTTGCGCCCCGACGGGACGCGGGGGCCTCTGGCCAACTCCAAGAGGGCCCTGGAAGTGTACTACGAATCCTGGGGGCAGACATGGGAGCGGGGGGCGCTGATAAAAGCACGACCCGTTGCCGGCAGCAGGGAGCTCGGCCAGAGGGTGATCAAGATGCTCACCCCATTCGTGTACAGGAAATTTCTCGATTTCGTCACCGTCGATGAGATCAAGGAGCTCAAGAGCAGGATCGACCTCTCCCTGAAGGTCAAGCAGGAGCACATGTGGGACGTGAAGCTCGGCGAAGGGGGTATCCGGGAGATAGAGTTTTTCATTCAGTCGCACCAGCTGATTTTCGGGGGGAAAAATCCACCCCTGAGGGAAGAAAATTCCATGAGGGCCCTTGTCTCCCTCCGGGAGGAGGGATACCTCTCTCCGCCCGAGGAGGAGACCCTTGCCGATGCCTACCGGTTTTTACGAAATCTCGAGCACAGGTTACAGATGCTGCGGGGAATGCAGACCCAGCTCCTGCCCCGGGACGAAGACCTTGAAAAGGTGTCCTACCTCATGGGCTTTGAGTCCGTTCCGGACTTTGAAAAAGAGCTGGCCAGGAAGAGGAAAAAGGTCAGGGATATCTTCGGAAAGCTCTTTGCCGAGGAAAAACCCGAAGTGGAGTCGGATGTTGCGCCCGAGGTAATCGGGTTGCTCTACGGGGACATGTCTTTCGAGGATACCCTGGCGACGCTCGCCGAAATGGGATTTACGGACCCCGGCGGCGCTTCGAAAAACCTCGACCTTCTGCGGTCGGGGCCGCAATCATCCCGGATGACCCAGAGGGCCCGCAACTATCTGAGAAAGATAGCGCCCCTTCTGCTGCAGAGGGTAATCGAAACGCCGGCTCCCGACAGGGCCCTCTCCAACATAGACACGTTTATTCGGGCAATCGGCGCGCGGACGACGTTTTACGCCCTGTTATCGGAAAACCCGGGGGTGATCGAGCCCCTGGTCCAGCTCTTCGGGTCGAGTCAGTACCTTTCCGGTTATTTCACCAATAATCTCGACCTGCTGGATGTCCTTCTCAGGAAAGGCCAGTCCGCCGTGATCAAGAACAAGACGGAGATGAGAAAGGAGCTGGGGGAAAAGCTCGTGCTGGCAGAGCATTTCGAGGATGAGCTCGGGATATTGCGCCGGTACAGGAGCGAGGAGTTCTTGCGGATCGGGATACACCGGCTCGGCGGGAATCTCTCCCTCGAGGAGTTTTCCTTTCAGCTGTCGGCCCTGGCCGAAGTGTCGATGGGGTTCACCCTGTTTCTGGCCAGGAGGGAGGCTCTGAAGAAATATGGAGTGCCCTCGTACGTCGATGAGGCCGGCGAGAAACAAGAGGCCTCTTTTCTTGTCGTGGGGCTTGGTAAGCTCGGCGGTGAGGAGCTCAATTTTCACTCCGACCTGGATATCATTTTCATCTACTCCCACATGGGAGAGACGGATATTACCGCGGAAGGGGGGGCAGAGGGAAGGAAGAAGATCACGAACCAGGAATTTTTCGCGCGGGTCGCACAGCGGTTCATATCAAACCTTTCCACGGTAACGAAGGAGGGGTATGTTTACAAGATCGACATGCGGCTCAGACCGTCGGGGAGCCAGGGGCCCCTGGTCACGTCATTCAGTGCTTTCAAGAACTATTATGAGCAGGATGCCCGGATCTGGGAGCGGCAGGCGCTCATAAAGGCGAGGGTGGTGGTGGATGACAGGGATTTCGGGAAGGATGTTGGTCGCTGGATTGCATCCTACGTGTACGAGACGCCCACCCCACCGTCGCTCAAAAGCGAGTTGAGCGATATCCGCTCGAGGATGGAGAGGGAGCTCGGCAAAGAGAGCGGAGGGTTCCACAACCTGAAATTCGGCAGGGGGGGGCTGGTGGATGTGGAATTTCTCGTCCAGTACCTGCAGCTGCTTCACGGGCGTGAATTGCCGGCCACAAGGACGCAAAATACCCTGAAAGCCCTCTTCGAGTTGAGCAGGGAGGGGATCATCGACGAGGAGGAATTTGCCATCCTCGACGAGGGATACCGCTTCCTGAGGGATGTCGAGGTAAGCCTGCGCCTGGTTCACGATGCGTCGGTAGAGCGCTTTCTCGTCGAAGACAGGGGTATCGTCCTCCTGGGCATGACGTCGCGGGATGCTTTCGAGAAAAAGTATAAAGAAGTTACGGGAAATATCCGGAGCGTATTCGACAAGTTTCTCACGGCATAATCGGTTCCCTGCTTACCTTATCCGATCTCGTCATCGGGGAAGTCGAAGATAACGGACGTGCTGATGAAATCCATGATGTTTTCGTTGAGCTTGGTGACAGGCCGGCTGCTGTCCAGATGGATCAGTGTCTTGCGCATCTCCAGAAGGATCTCCACGTTGAAGCCGCCGGGCTCAACCGCAGGGTCTAAGGGGAACTTTTTGTCGTAGAAGTATGCCATGGGACCACCGATTTGTCGTTTTTTATTCTGTCCTCTTTTCTCTCCACGTTCTCTTTCGCAGGTAAGACGACACAATGTCATCTTCTGTTTCAGAAAAGTTGAGAAAAGGTTGATGCATAATATATATATTTTCAGTGAGTGTCAATAAAATAACTACCCGGCCCCGGAAGGGGATTTTTCCCCGAACCGGGCAGAAAAGGCACCTATTTAGCGGGGTAGCCCACTGCCTTGAGATCGAGCCTCTTGTCCGGGTTTCGGCTTTCACCTGCGGAGGTTATCCGGACGCCGGGAATGTCGTTCACCGGGCACACCGTCTCGCAAATGCCGCACCCGATGCACAGGTCGATGTCGATCACGGGCGCATTCACGACTTCACCGTCCGGGCTCTTGATCTTCTTGAAATAAATGGCCTTTTTCGGGGTCGGGCAAAACTCTTCGCACACGATGCATGGCCTTCCGAAGGCAAAGGGAATGCACCTTCCCGTGTCGACGAAGGCGAGCCCGATTTTTGTTTTCTGCTTTTCCGGAAGCATCAGCTCTTTAATGGCGCCCGTGGGGCACACCTGCCCGCACAGCGTGCAGTTGAATTCGCAGTAGCCGATCTTCGGGACGAGCAGGGGGCTCCAGATTCCCGTGATTCCCGCCTCCAGCAGGGTAGGCTGCAGGCCTCCCGTTATGCAGACCTTCATGCATTCACCACACCGTATGCACCTTCTGAGAAACTCCTCCTCGGCGAGGGAGCCGGGAGGACGGATCAGGAGCGGCGGCGTCACGTGCCCCGCAGGCGTGGCTTTCTGAAAGCCCACCGTGACGATCCCCAGCCCGAAAGCCTGGACGAACCTTCTCCTGCGAATATCGATTCTGTCTCTGCTCGTGCCCTTCAGGGAAAACGTCCACTCCAGCGCCTCTTCCGGGCACTCCTTCTCGCAGTTGAAGCACATGATGCACTCCGTGGAGGACCATCCGTCCCTCACGTGCGGGCGCGCACCCCCCTGGCAAACGGCGGCGCAGAGGTTGCAGGCAGTGCAGCGGTCGTTCATGGTGAGCTTGAGGACCTGGAACCGGGAGAGGAGGCCGAGAAGCGCTCCGAGGGGGCACAGATACCGGCACCAGAACCTGGTGGTTATGCGGCTTGCCGCCAGGATTCCGGCGAAAAGAAGCCCCACGAGGAGGGCCTGCCTGAAGAAGACGCTCCTGAAGGGGAGGATGGTTTTTTCAAGAAGTGAGAGGATAAGGTCGGCAAGTTCTGAAAGGAGCGGGATGTTCGCTATGTAGAGGGGTTCGAGGACGGCCCGGGTGAGCCAGTCGATGGCGGGGATGACGGAGAGGGAGAGGGATCTGATAATGAGCGAAACAGGGTCGAATATTCCCGCTATCTCGATCCCGGCCAGCGCGCCGCCCAGGACAAAAAACAGGAGGAGATATTTGTATCTTGCATGCCTGCTCTTTTCTCCCCTCCGTTCTTCGTGGGGCTTGCCGTAAAAAGAGACGGCATTCGTCAGCGTCCCGAGGGGGCATACCCAGCTGCAGAAAACCCTCCCGAGAAATATCGTGAGGCCGACCAGGAAAAGGGAAAGGAGCAGCGTGGCAGGAACGGTGTGCGCCGATATGAGCGTTGACAAAAAGGCCAGGGGGTCGAAGTCCAGGAATATCTTCACGGGATAGGGAATCTCGTTCTGCCCGCTGTAGTCCGTTTTTATCAGGAGAATGAAGAAGATCAGCAGGAACAGGATCTGGGATGTTCTTCTCAGTTGTTTCTTCACGGTCTGGCTGTTTCTCCTTGCCTTGTGCTGTATGGTATCGGATCCTGTATCCCCGCATTCTTGAAGGCTTGCAGCCGCAGGTAGCAGGAATCGCACGCACCGCATGCAATGTCTTCGTTCCGGTAGCACGACCAGGTAAGGTGGAGCGGGGCGTTCAGGGACTTCCCCATCAGGATGAGGTCCTTCTTCATAAGGTCGATAAAAGGGGCTTTGATGACCATATCGGTTTCTGGCCTCGTCCCCAGATCGGCGGCCCTGTTGAAGGCCTCGATGAAGGTGCGTCTGCAGTCGGGGTATCCGCTGCTATCTGCTTCGATGGCCCCGATATATGCCGCCGTTGCGCCCCTGGCCTCCCCCCAGGAGACGGCGATGGAGAGGAGGTGTGCATTTCTGAACGGCACGTAGGACGGGGGGATCACGTCTTCACGGAAATCCCCGAGGGGGACGTCTATTTCTTCGTCGGTCAGACAGGAGCTGCCGATTTCTCTCAGGTAGGAGATATCTGCCACGAGCCGCTCCCTGACCCCGTAATGGTCGGCGATATCGTGGAAGGCCTTGAGCTCCCTCTCCGCCGTTCTCTGACCGTACCGCACGTGGAGGAACAGGAGCTCTTCTACCTCCCTCATTGCAAATCCGGCCAGAATACAGCTATCCATCCCGCCGGAAACGAGTACCACACCCCGTTCGTGTATCATCTTCACACACCCCGTGTGCTGCTTCCGAATATGTATTTGTGCAGCTGCACGTTGAGCCGCACCTGCAGCCGCTCTTTGATGATCCAGCCGGCGAGGGTTTCGGCCTCCACGTGCCCCCATGCAGGGGATAAGAGCACCGTTCCCGGAAAGGTGCGGAGCTTTTCGTCGATGAAAGCGCGGGCGAAGTCGAAGTCTTCCCGGCCTGTCACGACGAACTTGATCTCGTCTGTTTTGCCGAGGCAGCGGAGGTTTTCTTCCAGAAATGACCCTCCCGCGCCGGACCCGGGGGTCTTCACGTCGACGATTTTAACGCAGGGGCTGTTCAGGCCGGAAAGGGGTAAAGAGCCGTTGGTTTCGATGGAAACGGCGTACCCCATGTTCACGAGAAGGTCGATGAGCTCCGGGGTTTCCCCTTGCAGGAGGGGTTCCCCGCCCGT
This region of Deltaproteobacteria bacterium genomic DNA includes:
- the mtnA gene encoding S-methyl-5-thioribose-1-phosphate isomerase, with the protein product MNFKHIDWTGNELILLDQRILPIRESYRKLKTCVEVGNAIKTMVVRGAPAIGIVAAFGIVLALKGAINRKRVLKEEFGEAYRILAGTRPTAVNLFFALDRMKAVFERVSDRDPEEILFRLEKEALDILEEDVKANRSIGRNGAKLMKKESTILTHCNAGALATGGYGTALGVVRRAIEMGKKVHVLIDETRPFLQGARLTSWELMKDNIPCTLITDSMAGSIIARGGVDMVIVGADRIAGNGDVANKIGTFPLAVLAKHHRVPFYVAAPISTIDRKIKSGRQIPIEERDASEVTNLMGTRIAPSGVSVYNPSFDVTPAKLVTAIITEKGVVKPPYNAGIKALMK
- the gatB gene encoding Asp-tRNA(Asn)/Glu-tRNA(Gln) amidotransferase subunit GatB yields the protein MEFEAVIGLEVHAQLKTDSKIFCACSTAFGRQANSNTCPVCTGMPGVLPVLNRKVVDFALKAALATGSTVRRESIFARKNYFYPDLPKGYQISQYELPIAEGGFVEIDTKGGRKRINLTRIHMEEDAGKLLHEAEFEQSHFSLVDFNRTAVPLLEIVSEPEIRSPEEGGAYLRMLRDILVYLDICDGNMEEGSFRCDANVSVRPRGQSAFGTKTELKNMNSFRNVEKALEYEIGRQIGAIEEGGQVIQETRLWDVAAEKTVSMRTKEEAHDYRYFPDPDLVPLEIDEGWIEKIRESIPELPLAKRDRFQREYNIPAYDSEVLCQSRALADFFEAAVAVHGNAKAISNLLMTEVLRELNKDRVDITETKLTPSHIAGIVKATDEGVISGKIGKEIFQIVYQTGDDPVKIIEEKGLRQVSDEAAIEKIAQKVIDAHPGEATTYREGKKGVLGFFVGQVMRETKGKANPALVNEILKRLLEP
- the glnE gene encoding bifunctional [glutamate--ammonia ligase]-adenylyl-L-tyrosine phosphorylase/[glutamate--ammonia-ligase] adenylyltransferase, with the translated sequence MSSYALWKELEAVCGEKIASAMLNLSSRVPDQELFLLNFMKIAASFGAEEVAKVVLEEKTSKLILPVLSCSEYLTDILARDSELLDWLFSEGRCRESLDGELLREEIIDATGQLSEEGDVSKLLRKIKGREIVRIGLRDLGGLAEMEETARALSDLAEAALCGATQFALSSLKKRFGIPLIEGEGGEERECQFCVLALGKLGGRELNFSSDIDIMYVYEKDGVFPAGVNGDGRRAGEETTFHQFFIKVAEMVTRLIGEVTGDGIVFRVDLRLRPDGTRGPLANSKRALEVYYESWGQTWERGALIKARPVAGSRELGQRVIKMLTPFVYRKFLDFVTVDEIKELKSRIDLSLKVKQEHMWDVKLGEGGIREIEFFIQSHQLIFGGKNPPLREENSMRALVSLREEGYLSPPEEETLADAYRFLRNLEHRLQMLRGMQTQLLPRDEDLEKVSYLMGFESVPDFEKELARKRKKVRDIFGKLFAEEKPEVESDVAPEVIGLLYGDMSFEDTLATLAEMGFTDPGGASKNLDLLRSGPQSSRMTQRARNYLRKIAPLLLQRVIETPAPDRALSNIDTFIRAIGARTTFYALLSENPGVIEPLVQLFGSSQYLSGYFTNNLDLLDVLLRKGQSAVIKNKTEMRKELGEKLVLAEHFEDELGILRRYRSEEFLRIGIHRLGGNLSLEEFSFQLSALAEVSMGFTLFLARREALKKYGVPSYVDEAGEKQEASFLVVGLGKLGGEELNFHSDLDIIFIYSHMGETDITAEGGAEGRKKITNQEFFARVAQRFISNLSTVTKEGYVYKIDMRLRPSGSQGPLVTSFSAFKNYYEQDARIWERQALIKARVVVDDRDFGKDVGRWIASYVYETPTPPSLKSELSDIRSRMERELGKESGGFHNLKFGRGGLVDVEFLVQYLQLLHGRELPATRTQNTLKALFELSREGIIDEEEFAILDEGYRFLRDVEVSLRLVHDASVERFLVEDRGIVLLGMTSRDAFEKKYKEVTGNIRSVFDKFLTA
- a CDS encoding AsmA family protein, which encodes MKRIVAAGILALALIAGALLVYLSVTLKPEKYRPLIERTLSEKVGRSVSLGKVDFSLLGGLAFEVADLKIAGDRIHPEEPPLEFSSGKLKMRVIPLILGNLRIKEVVVDSPHLFLRKYRDGHLSIDDVLDKLVGSREEAAVKEEREDETLDLEIETVSVKQGSYTFVAELSGDRVEQVTVSPVNLKISNIGFDRKVKTSLAVTLLEPLAGVVDLSGFCMVTSMARGAGDVSFDLSGNILDLPVDIGGGVVLAGEIPEFEGVLTSEKLDVEKLSAIYTRITGKELPLRSRGKGRVILAAAGTPDDLGFEGEMDLTEAILFYRDTFEKYADSELSLIFQGRYRGDNVIISNAEFRLPQIISSINGWYNAKSGRYELRSGFTIDKLESVSQFFKDLSQLNLSGGVTTSVSVRGGGKEREAISARADLKSVDFELPGEGLNVRSLAGHLEMDRDGFSLNPLSGLLNGQRVSLSGNITMRNGPRGNFTARANFLDIDSILEARAKGEKKEEKEKKEGAGERKTFPDMAKKADIAAKVSVDTLRYKGANLNNVSGTLRLDKGEVTWEGIEVGIFDGKAKTEGSYSPFSNNRAFTMRFSSDRVSVFDFFKSVTSFGGFMDGVAKVKLSLKGQGSSAADIRRTLSGNGEIRIQSGKIEGVDLLSDIGSAAGIGGLVERHTGKAEHKRTVTVFDDVYAPFEIAAGEAVVRDFQFTTDSFRLKGEARLTPDNRLVFSGDAVIPREIVGDVRGIGKFAADDRGNLVLPLRIVGPINGLRVILSPERLLEKKGKDLFEKERKKIEEKLLDAIKEKKLF
- a CDS encoding isochorismatase family protein; the protein is MARKGKSALIIIDMLNDFVLKGAPLYVPETQKIIPALKKRISSARRKKEPVVFVNDAHAKKDVEFERFGWPAHGVKGTKGAEVVKDLAPRPGDKVIEKTTYSCFYRTSLDRTLKDLGADTLHLAGCVTNICIFYAAYDAVLRGYDVRVDERIVAGLDRKSHVFALEQMQSVLGVDVIRR
- a CDS encoding 4Fe-4S dicluster domain-containing protein, which codes for MRCVRFLLPAAASLQECGDTGSDTIQHKARRNSQTVKKQLRRTSQILFLLIFFILLIKTDYSGQNEIPYPVKIFLDFDPLAFLSTLISAHTVPATLLLSLFLVGLTIFLGRVFCSWVCPLGTLTNAVSFYGKPHEERRGEKSRHARYKYLLLFFVLGGALAGIEIAGIFDPVSLIIRSLSLSVIPAIDWLTRAVLEPLYIANIPLLSELADLILSLLEKTILPFRSVFFRQALLVGLLFAGILAASRITTRFWCRYLCPLGALLGLLSRFQVLKLTMNDRCTACNLCAAVCQGGARPHVRDGWSSTECIMCFNCEKECPEEALEWTFSLKGTSRDRIDIRRRRFVQAFGLGIVTVGFQKATPAGHVTPPLLIRPPGSLAEEEFLRRCIRCGECMKVCITGGLQPTLLEAGITGIWSPLLVPKIGYCEFNCTLCGQVCPTGAIKELMLPEKQKTKIGLAFVDTGRCIPFAFGRPCIVCEEFCPTPKKAIYFKKIKSPDGEVVNAPVIDIDLCIGCGICETVCPVNDIPGVRITSAGESRNPDKRLDLKAVGYPAK
- the queC gene encoding 7-cyano-7-deazaguanine synthase QueC, whose product is MIHERGVVLVSGGMDSCILAGFAMREVEELLFLHVRYGQRTAERELKAFHDIADHYGVRERLVADISYLREIGSSCLTDEEIDVPLGDFREDVIPPSYVPFRNAHLLSIAVSWGEARGATAAYIGAIEADSSGYPDCRRTFIEAFNRAADLGTRPETDMVIKAPFIDLMKKDLILMGKSLNAPLHLTWSCYRNEDIACGACDSCYLRLQAFKNAGIQDPIPYSTRQGETARP